The Candidatus Obscuribacterales bacterium genomic sequence TGGCAGGTAACGACCGGCTTGGCGCATCATCCATACCGGCGTCACGTCGACGGGCTGACGCAGCAGAGCCCGCAGGAAGCGGTCGTTCTTTAGTGAAGTCATCAACGATCCTTATACTTTTAGGTAATCGAGGATCCCTTCACCAGCCTGACGCCCCTCCCAAATGGCCGTCACCACCAAGTCCGAACCACGCACCATGTCCCCACCGGCAAATACCTTGGGATTACTGGTCTGGAACTTGAATGGTTGCTCCTCAGGAGCAACCACACCTTGCCAGCTGTTGAGCTCAACACCGATATCCGTTAGCCAAGGGGCTGGGCTAGGCTGGAAACCAAAAGCGATTAACACCAGATCAGCTGGAAGAATTTCTTCACTACCAGCGATGGGGACAGGACGACGACGTCCCCGCTCATCGGGCTCACCCAGCTCAGTGGTCACGACCTTGACACCTTCCACCCGACCATTGCCGACAATTTCAATAGGCTGGCGGTTGAAGAGAAACTGAACGCCCTCTTCCTTGGCATTTTGT encodes the following:
- a CDS encoding FAD-dependent oxidoreductase, with protein sequence QNAKEEGVQFLFNRQPIEIVGNGRVEGVKVVTTELGEPDERGRRRPVPIAGSEEILPADLVLIAFGFQPSPAPWLTDIGVELNSWQGVVAPEEQPFKFQTSNPKVFAGGDMVRGSDLVVTAIWEGRQAGEGILDYLKV